Proteins from a single region of Oncorhynchus tshawytscha isolate Ot180627B unplaced genomic scaffold, Otsh_v2.0 Un_contig_3400_pilon_pilon, whole genome shotgun sequence:
- the irx1a gene encoding iroquois-class homeodomain protein IRX-1a, with protein MSFPQLGYPQYLSASQAVYGGDRPGVLTPSSRGGSSELAGNQSAAAAAVTSVLGMYANPYTAHNYSAFLPYSSADLALFSQMGSQYELKDSPGVHPGSFAAHTSPAFYPYGQFQYGDPARPKNATRESTSTLKAWLNEHRKNPYPTKGEKIMLAIITKMTLTQVSTWFANARRRLKKENKVTWGARSKEDEDGNIFGSDNEGDAEKNDDEEEIDLESIDIDKIDDNDGDQSNEEDDDKPEGRERNRELDSLEKRRAFALQHEAFDKSKNSISSGKELSDSNSNTRVVSPDRQGSFQLPVNNKPKIWSLAETATSPDSSVKSTSPSGPTGHTPPQMQHPAFLPSHGLYTCQIGKFHNWTNGAFLGQNSLLNVRSFLGVNQHHHHNLHLQTQLQQQQASVLVSPGASPQLSPKHIDRENVVRSASPPTQSLKSSFRPLHDGPRTQQEAPQLVLTALSSA; from the exons ATGTCTTTCCCCCAGTTGGGCTACCCTCAGTACTTAAGTGCCTCCCAAGCGGTGTACGGCGGGGATCGCCCGGGGGTCCTGACTCCGTCGTCCCGGGGAGGGAGCTCTGAGTTAGCGGGAAACCAGTCGGCTGCTGCGGCTGCAGTCACCTCGGTGTTGGGCATGTACGCAAACCCCTACACTGCACACAACTACAGCGCATTCCTGCCTTACAGTAGCGCAGACCTGGCTCTGTTCTCTCAAATG GGCTCCCAGTACGAGCTGAAGGACAGTCCTGGCGTGCACCCCGGCAGCTTCGCGGCCCACACCTCGCCAGCTTTCTACCCTTACGGTCAGTTCCAGTACGGGGACCCGGCCAGGCCCAAGAACGCGACCCGGGAGAGTACCAGCACGCTGAAGGCCTGGCTCAATGAGCACAGGAAGAACCCCTACCCCACCAAGGGAGAGAAGATCATGTTGGCCATCATTACTAAGATGACCCTGACGCAGGTTTCCACCTGGTTCGCTAACGCCAGGAGGAGGCTGAAGAAGGAGAACAAGGTAACGTGGGGAGCCAGGAGTAAAGAGGACGAGGATGGAAACATCTTCGGCTCCGACAACGAGGGAGACGCGGAGAAGAACGATGACGAGGAGGAGATCGATCTAGAGAGCATCGATATAGACAAGATAGACGACAACGATGGAGATCAGAGCAATGAGGAGGACGATGATAAACCGGAGGGCAGAGAGCGAAACCGAGAACTGGACAGTCTGGAGAAACGGCGGGCCTTCGCTCTGCAGCACGAGGCCTTCGACAAATCTAAGAACTCAATTTCCTCCGGGAAGGAACTTTCTGATAGCAACAGCAACACCAGAGTTGTGtccccagacagacagggaagttTTCAGCTCCCAGTGAACAATAAGCCTAAAATCTGGTCGTTAGCTGAGACGGCTACCAGTCCTGATAGttctgtcaagtccacctctccctccggCCCTACCGGTCACACCCCGCCTCAGATGCAACACCCAGCCTTCCTGCCCTCTCACGGACTATACACCTGTCAGATAGGCAAGTTCCATAACTGGACCAACGGAGCTTTCCTGGGACAGAACTCTCTGCTCAATGTCCGGTCGTTTCTAGGAGTTAATCAGCACCATCATCATAACCTCCACTTACAGACccagctgcagcagcagcaggcctCGGTGTTGGTGTCGCCTGGAGCCTCGCCACAACTCAGCCCCAAGCACATAG ACCGTGAAAACGTTGTAAGAAGTGCCTCTCCTCCAACGCAATCTCTGAAGTCCTCATTCAGACCCCTTCATGATGG CCCCAGGACTCAGCAAGAAGCCCCGCAGCTGGTTCTAACGGCCCTCTCCTCGGCTTGA